The following coding sequences lie in one Populus nigra chromosome 15, ddPopNigr1.1, whole genome shotgun sequence genomic window:
- the LOC133673756 gene encoding uncharacterized protein LOC133673756, with the protein MGRDKWSLLSRLRRAIKKVKIILNLDMSRWRLASMIGAASSRRHQLSFNDRPGLRGCEDIDDEESEDPGSSKGLHRTISYQSEDDIDKRAEMFIENFRRQLQIERQISLELKYFQGLNSFKSISP; encoded by the coding sequence ATGGGCAGGGACAAGTGGTCATTGCTTAGCCGCCTAAGGAGGGCAATCAAGAAGGTAAAGATCATACTAAATCTTGATATGAGTCGTTGGCGTCTGGCTTCTATGATTGGTGCTGCATCCTCGAGGAGACACCAGCTTAGCTTTAATGATAGACCAGGGCTAAGGGGCTGTGAagatattgatgatgaagaatcAGAAGACCCGGGTTCTTCAAAGGGGCTACATAGAACCATCAGCTATCAATCAGAAGATGATATTGATAAGAGAGCTGAaatgtttattgaaaatttccGTCGCCAACTTCAGATTGAGAGGCAGATTTCCTTGGAGCTCAAGTATTTCCAAGGTTTAAATAGCTTCAAATCGATTTCTCCATGA
- the LOC133673728 gene encoding 4-coumarate--CoA ligase 2-like produces MEASKDQVQEFIFRSKLPDIYIPNHLPLHTYCFEKLSQFKDNPCLINGPTGDIYTYADVELTSRKVASGLYKLGLQQGDVILLLLQNSPEFVFAFLGASFIGAISSTANPFYTSAEIAKQATASKAKLIITQAAYAEKVQQFAQENDHVKIMTIDSLTENCLHFSELTSSDENEIPAVKIKPDDVVALPYSSGTTGLPKGVMLTHRGLVTSVAQQVDGENPNLYFHERDVILCVLPLFHIYSLNSVLLCGLRAGSAILLMQKFETVSLMDLVQKYKVTIAPLVPPIFLAIAKSPVFDQYDLSSIRTVLSGAAPMGKELEDTVRAKLPNAKLGQGYGMTEAGPVIAMCLAFAKEPFEIKSGACGTVVRNAEMKIVDPETGDSQPRNKAGEICIRGCQIMKGYLNDPEATERTIDKDGWLHTGDIGYIDEDELFIVDRLKELIKYKGFQVAPAELEAMLIAHPNISDAAVVPMKDEAAGEVPVAFVVRSNGSKITEDEIKQYISKQVIFYKRIGRVFFTEAIPKAPSGKILRKDLRARVAAGDIPHQIPSTTSMQNQH; encoded by the exons ATGGAGGCCAGTAAGGATCAAGTACAAGAATTCATTTTCAGGTCCAAACTCCCTGATATCTATATCCCAAACCACCTCCCTTTACACACTTATTGCTTCGAAAAGCTTTCCCAATTCAAAGACAACCCTTGCTTGATCAATGGCCCTACCGGTGATATCTACACTTATGCGGATGTTGAGCTCACATCACGCAAAGTTGCCTCTGGCCTCTACAAGTTAGGCCTCCAACAAGGCGATGTTATATTGCTCTTGCTCCAAAACTCGCcagaatttgtttttgcatttcttgGAGCGTCGTTCATTGGCGCTATTAGCTCAACTGCAAACCCTTTCTATACTTCAGCTGAGATCGCAAAACAAGCAACAGCATCAAAGGCAAAGCTGATAATAACACAAGCAGCTTACGCCGAGAAAGTGCAACAGTTTGCTCAAGAAAATGATCATGTTAAGATAATGACCATCGATTCTCTTACAGAAAACTGCTTGCATTTCTCAGAGTTGACAAGCTCTGATGAGAATGAAATCCCTGCTGTCAAGATTAAGCCTGATGATGTCGTGGCACTCCCTTATTCGTCAGGGACTACAGGTCTCCCTAAAGGTGTCATGTTGACTCATAGAGGGCTTGTTACTAGTGTGGCACAACAAGTTGATGGAGAGAACCCTAATCTCTATTTTCACGAGAGGGATGTGATTCTTTGTGTGCTGCCTTTGTTCCACATCTATTCACTCAATTCCGTATTACTTTGTGGGCTAAGAGCTGGTTCAGCAATTTTGCTTATGCAAAAATTCGAGACGGTTTCATTAATGGACCTTGTACAGAAATATAAGGTGACAATTGCGCCACTCGTGCCCCCTATCTTTCTGGCAATTGCAAAAAGTCCAGTCTTTGATCAGTATGATCTTTCTTCGATCCGGACAGTGCTGTCTGGCGCAGCACCGATGGGGAAGGAGCTTGAGGATACAGTCAGAGCTAAGCTGCCTAATGCTAAACTTGGACAG GGATATGGAATGACAGAGGCAGGGCCCGTGATAGCAATGTGCTTAGCTTTTGCAAAGGAACCCTTTGAGATTAAATCTGGCGCATGTGGGACTGTTGTTAGAAATGCAGAGATGAAGATTGTCGACCCGGAAACCGGTGACTCCCAGCCGCGAAATAAAGCCGGCGAGATTTGCATTAGGGGTTGCCAAATAATGAAAG GTTATCTAAATGATCCTGAGGCCACTGAAAGGACGATAGACAAAGATGGATGGTTGCACACGGGAGATATTGGATACATTGATGAAGATGAACTCTTTATCGTGGATCGTTTGAAAGAATTGATCAAATACAAAGGTTTCCAAGTAGCACCTGCTGAGCTTGAAGCAATGTTGATTGCTCATCCCAACATCTCTGATGCTGCTGTCGTACC CATGAAAGATGAAGCTGCCGGAGAGGTTCCGGTTGCTTTTGTGGTGCGATCAAATGGTTCCAAGATCACCGAGGATGAAATCAAACAATATATCTCAAAACAG GTGATCTTTTATAAGAGAATCGGTCGGGTTTTCTTCACGGAGGCCATCCCCAAGGCCCCATCGGGAAAAATCTTGAGAAAGGACCTCAGAGCAAGGGTTGCAGCTGGTGATATTCCACATCAGATTCCTAGTACGACATCTATGCAAAACCAGCATTAG
- the LOC133673652 gene encoding zinc finger protein 2-like, whose translation MDFQPNTSLHLSLPSNQLNLELVLEPSSSSSSSPHSPAEPRIFSCNYCRRKFYSSQALGGHQNAHKLERTLAKKSREMSSSVRAHGRSNPRSGSSSCMSGPSFPRHHEPAIARFEHHGHAGRFVGDASYDRTEMNYGSIEGAGGSWSLVYRTENVQEELSQLDLSLRL comes from the coding sequence ATGGATTTCCAACCAAACACCTCTCTACATCTAAGCCTACCAAGCAATCAACTAAACCTAGAACTTGTACTCGagccatcctcttcttcttcatcatcacctCATAGTCCGGCAGAACCTCGAATTTTCTCATGCAACTACTGCCGAAGAAAGTTTTATAGCTCACAAGCTCTTGGGGGTCACCAAAATGCTCATAAGCTTGAGAGAACCTTGGCCAAAAAGAGCCGAGAGATGAGTTCATCCGTACGGGCTCATGGAAGATCGAACCCACGGTCAGGATCGTCTTCTTGCATGAGTGGGCCAAGCTTTCCTCGACATCATGAACCAGCCATAGCAAGGTTCGAGCACCATGGACATGCTGGTAGGTTTGTTGGTGACGCGAGCTATGACAGGACAGAGATGAATTATGGTTCCATAGAAGGTGCAGGGGGTTCTTGGTCCCTGGTATATAGAACCGAAAATGTTCAAGAAGAGTTGAGCCAGCTAGATTTGTCTTTAAGGCTTTGA